Genomic segment of Populus trichocarpa isolate Nisqually-1 chromosome 12, P.trichocarpa_v4.1, whole genome shotgun sequence:
atatatttcttataaatatactGACTTTATCATCAAAAGGCTTTTAAGTCTCTTCGATTGGGATTGATTTTGCAAGTATTCAAGCTTCTATTATAAACCTAAAGTTCTTtagattaagaagaaaaaatctaaacacttgaatatattaattaaccactatcacaaactctaaataattttttagttatatacCTTGGATTTTGAGACATTATCGGTTTGTAAATTGCAATCCTTTTATCTAGTTGATTTTGGTATGGTCTTTGCTAGCAACATATCACAAggtttactgtggactgcagcACAGACATTTGCTGAACCTTAGAGGCTCAGAAACCTTTACTGACTGACCATGTCCAATTGTCCATGGAGACAACATTTCTGATTAATAAATCATCAGCTGATGAGGCTGGAGGAAACTACTTGCCGTCCAGGAGATtcaaattaaaaccataaagTCTGTGCTCTGCGAAGAGACTGTCAAGTTGTGGAAGATTGCAGGTCCAATAGCCTTTAATATAATCTGTCATCATGGTAGAAACTTGTTAACCCTATATATTTGTCGGCCATTTTGGAAACATTCACCTCTCTTCCGTTTCCATTTCCCTTTCTGTCATTGGCACCTTCTCTTTTGGTTTCATGTTGGGAATGGGGAGTGCATTGGAGAACATTTGTGGTCAAGTTTTTGGTGCTGGTCAAGTCGACATGTTGGTATTATTGCAAAGAACATGCATGGATCATCTTATGGATGATCACTCGCGTACTCCTCTTGCTCGTTTGCATATTTGCTACTCCAATCCAAAACTTCTTGGCCAAGAAGATACCATTGCTGACCTCGCCGGAGAGAATCCACTCTTCTGGTAATCCCACATTTCTTTTCACTTGCTACCAATTTCCCCACCCAAAAGTTCCTTCAGGCCCAAATCAAGGTTAACGCGCTTGCATGGATTGGGTTTGGGGGCTAATTAATGATACACATCCAAGCTCATTGGAGacattattattacaattctgCAGATTCCACACTGCGTGTATAAACTTCTAATTATACACATCCAAGAGCTGCAAGATACTGTCTATGTACTGTATTTCAACCTCTTCTCATTAGGCTAATTTCCATAGTTGTTGTGTTGATAActaatgattattttgttatctttaaaGCAAAGTTGAGAGTGACGGCTGCAACAAATttttagaaatagaaaaaattaattaaagtgtttgttttaaaaatagtatttcaCTCTTACCCTTAACCATACCACACTTGCCTTGCCGGTGGCAACCTGCCAGCCTGTCAGGGGATCGACAGAGGTCagaagaataaatttaaaaatatatattattttaatatatttataaacaaaaaaatatttttaaaaataattattattataatatatcttCTTAAGTTAATGTGGCATGGAGTTCATAATACGCATTAAATATGTGAGAACTAAGCATACGTGAAAAATGGTTGAAACTCGCTTGGTATCCATGATGCTcgcttatatattattttaccttGGAGTTCGGGTtttctaaagtatttttttaatatttttaaattatttaataaaaaaatataattataaaactcaaactaaTCTAGACTAGGTTTAGAATGGTCCAGACAcgatcaaaaacttaaatttaatcCAGGACCTAACTAATTCAAGTAAAactgatctaaaaaaaaaaactgatctaaAAATCTGttaactttctaaaaaaaaaattataaaaaaaaaatcattttgaaattatttttttgaattaattgccTCAAATCGATTAGTTTTTAAActgggaaaaaataatttaatgtcatCAAACTCGGAcgaaaaaaagaaggcaaatgCTAGTTCACATGTCAAAACATGATCACATCTCTTTTACTGCACCAGATCTACCCTGTGTATgaatcaaaaccaaacaaaaagaacaataaaaattccAAATCCACCAAAtccaataaaagaaattaaaaaaaattcagctacCTTCCTTCCTTCGTTCGCTTCGCAAATTTCCAGAACCCATCATCACCGACACATCTCTTCAACCTCCTCCACCGTCTGTCTCACTCTCTAAAAGCTTTGATCTTTCTTTCAAGAAACAGAGAAGAAGCCCGCCATGGATCTTGCAACAGAAGAGCTACAATTCTTGACGATACCAGAAATCTTAAAGGAATCTACTTCAATCCCAAAACAATCACCAAAAACTTTTCAGCTAATCACCGTTGCTTTAATCTTTCCTTTATCTTTTGCAAGCTTGGCGCATTCTCTTTTTACCCATCCTCTATTGGACCAAATTCAAGATCACCCATCAAGCCAAAACACTCGTCAATGGACCcttcttttggtttttcaattcttttatttaatctttttgtttGCCTTCTCTCTTCTATCAACTGCTGCTGTTGTTTTCACTGTTGCTTCTCTTTACACTTCAAAGCCTGTTTCTTTTTCCTCTACCACGTCTGCTATCCCTCAAGTTTTTAAGCGTTTGTTTATCACTTTCTTGTGGGTTTGTTTGTTGATGTTGGTTTATAATTCTGTTTTCTTGCTCTTCTTGGTGATTTTGATTGTTGGTATTGATATTCAGAACACTCTCTTGGTTTTGTTCTCCTTGATGGTGATTGGTGTGCTTTTCTTGGTTGTTCATGTTTATATAACTGCACTTTGGCATTTGGCTAGTGTGGTTTCTGTCTTGGAGCCAGTTTATGGTCTTGTTGCTATGAAAAAGAGTTACGAGTTGTTGAAAGGGAAGATTCGAGTGGCCGGTGTTCTTGTTTTTGGGTATTTGTCTATTTGTGGATCGGTTTCTGTGGTTTTTGCAACTGTTGTGGTTCATGGTGGAGATAAATATGGAGTGTTTACAAGGATTGTTGTTGGTGGTTTCTTGGTTGGGGCTTTGGTGATTGTGAATTTGGTGGGATTGTTGGTGCAAAGtgtgttttattatgtttgcaAGAGTTATCATCATCAAGGGATTGATAAGACTGCCTTACATGAGCATCTTGGTGGGTATCTTGGAGAGTATGTGCCTTTGAAAAGCAGCATTCAGATGGAGAACTTGGATGCCTGAGCTGGTGGAAACACAGAGGAAGACAGAATTGGCATCATTAGTAAGCTGTTATGTATGTAATCTTTGAGATGGTTGTGTGGAAACTTGTTTAAATTGGTCTCCTTTTCTTTGAGAATGTGTATCAGACTGTCAATTCAACGATGATACGATGTTCTTTATTCCACTGGTTGACATTGCTTACCACAGTtcctgattaattttatttattggttgTGTTGCTTTAGTATGATATATAGTTGATACTTTGTGGCTTATAGTTTCGTGTTTGAATTAATGGCTTGTGTTCAGTTGATGGTCGCAATAAGAAACAGGTTATGCTTGTCACTTTCAGGGTTGGAATTTCCATTTTTTGGATTTAGTCATTACAAGTTTTACACTAGCTTGACTTGTTGGCGGTGCTGTGATTGGCTTGTTGATGATTAACTGATAATATTTGATTCCTTGACATGGCAAAGTCCGAAGACTTGGTAAATGTTTTGTTCACTATTCCATTTTCATCGTTCGTTGATGTCAGTATCATGTCCTTATGACTATAAGGACAGAACTAAGCTTTGATCGATGCCCCTTGTTTAAAGATTTAAACAAGTTCATCTTGAAGCTTGATAAcgccattttctttcttttgccctctttttcttggattctttttagttttggatCTTGTTTTAGTTGTGAGGTGGGACTTCTTTTGAACATCTTAGAAGTGGAGGCCTTTTCTCCTTCACcctgtatatttttaatgactATACAAGGGTGAGTGGGGG
This window contains:
- the LOC7453983 gene encoding uncharacterized protein LOC7453983; the protein is MDLATEELQFLTIPEILKESTSIPKQSPKTFQLITVALIFPLSFASLAHSLFTHPLLDQIQDHPSSQNTRQWTLLLVFQFFYLIFLFAFSLLSTAAVVFTVASLYTSKPVSFSSTTSAIPQVFKRLFITFLWVCLLMLVYNSVFLLFLVILIVGIDIQNTLLVLFSLMVIGVLFLVVHVYITALWHLASVVSVLEPVYGLVAMKKSYELLKGKIRVAGVLVFGYLSICGSVSVVFATVVVHGGDKYGVFTRIVVGGFLVGALVIVNLVGLLVQSVFYYVCKSYHHQGIDKTALHEHLGGYLGEYVPLKSSIQMENLDA